The genomic segment TCGTCGATGACGACCCGGAGCTGCTCCGCTTTCTGGTGCAAGAGCTTGCTGACGCGGGGTATCAGACCAGTGGTTGTGACAACGGTCAGGACGCCCTGCTGCGACTGCGGCAGGAACAGTTTCAGCTGGTGCTGCTGGATTGGACGTTGCCTGACTTTTCCGGCGTTGAAGTGTGCCGTCGGCTCAGAAGCAGCGGCAACACCACGCCGGTGCTGATGCTCACAGCAAGGGACGACGTCGACGAACGGGTCAACGCCCTTGATGCCGGCGTGGACGATTACCTCACCAAACCCTTCAACCTCAAGGAACTGCATGCGCGCGTGCGGGCCCGGCTGCGCAGTGGCAGTTATCAGCGATCCGACGACTCAGCATCAGAACAGCTAAGCCTCGGCGATCTGCAGATCCAGCTGATCGACCGACGCGTGACCCGAGGCGATCGTGAAATCTCTCTATCCCAACGGGAATTCGACCTGCTGCTTCATCTTGTGCGCCATGCCGATGCGGTGCAATCGCGCCAATCGATCCTCGAGGCCATCTGGGGTGCTCCGTTTGTGGGGGACCCCAACACCCTCGACGTCTACTTGGGTTACCTACGCAAAAAAGTCGAAGTCAGCGGCCAACCGCAGCTGCTGCACACGATCCGTGGCGCAGGCTTCATGGCGCGGGTGGGGGAGCCGAAGCCTTGAAGCGCAACTGGAGGTCAGCCCCACCACCATCGCGATCCGCGATCCGCAAGTCAGCCTTCATCGCCTCCATCAACAGCGTGACAGTGGCGAGGCCGATGCCACTACCGCGCGTGCCAACAGCACTGTGCCCCCGCTGAAAACGTTGCACCACAACGCTGCGTTCCGCAGCGGGAATGCCCCGCCCGCGATCGAGCACATGCAGCACCACATCTCCGTTGGCAGCATCCAGATCGGCAGCCAACAGAACAGCAGCGGAGGAATATTTCAGGGCGTTATCGATCAGCACTGCCAGGCTTTGGTGCAAGCGGGCGGCATCGACACGAATCAAAGGCATTGCTTTAGCGCTGGCCGCAGCCAGTTGAAGACGCTCCGGCGCCAGTGCTTGCAAGCGCTCAAAGGCCTCCACCAACACCTGTTCGGGATCGATCAACTGCATTTCCAGCTGCAACCGGCCCGAATCACTTCGAGCGAAATCCAACAACACGCGCACCAGTTCACCCATCCGATGCGCCTCTGAGGCGATCAGCCCCGCCGAAGCAGCGGATGGATGCGGCAACGACGCCCGATCAAGCCGCTGGGCTTGGGCAGAAATCACCGAAATCGGGGTGCGCAACTCATGGGCCACACCATCAACGAATGTGCGTTCGCGACTCCAGGCTTCCGCCAAACGGGTCTGCAACCCGTTGAAGGCAAGGACGATCACGCGCAGTTCCTCTGGTTGATGGCTGGGATTCAGCATGCGATCCCCGAGACGATCCGCTTCCAAGCTGTTGAGTTGATCCTTCAAATCGCCGAGGGGCAGCACCAGCCCGCGACGAAGCACCAGACGCAGCAGGAAGGAGGTGAACAACATTGAGGCACCGGCAGCTGCCACCAGCAGCAGTTGATCAATCCGGTCCTGCTTGATTTGCGATGTGACGTTCTGGCGTACCTCAACAAGTCGTGAGCGGCCCGCGATCGAAAGCCAACGGCGACTGACCATCCACTGTTCACCAACTCTGCCATTGGTCAGCTCGGGAGAATGTGGCTGTCCCGCCTCGAGCAGCGACACCTCAATACCCAAAGCCTGTTCGATGGGCTCCA from the Synechococcus sp. KORDI-100 genome contains:
- a CDS encoding response regulator transcription factor — protein: MRDEGARLLIVDDDPELLRFLVQELADAGYQTSGCDNGQDALLRLRQEQFQLVLLDWTLPDFSGVEVCRRLRSSGNTTPVLMLTARDDVDERVNALDAGVDDYLTKPFNLKELHARVRARLRSGSYQRSDDSASEQLSLGDLQIQLIDRRVTRGDREISLSQREFDLLLHLVRHADAVQSRQSILEAIWGAPFVGDPNTLDVYLGYLRKKVEVSGQPQLLHTIRGAGFMARVGEPKP
- a CDS encoding sensor histidine kinase KdpD, producing MRIWLQSTSLLAVVAGYSLLLLIGSAFRQVDRQRDHQQLVDAISEQLRARPGLEPIEQALGIEVSLLEAGQPHSPELTNGRVGEQWMVSRRWLSIAGRSRLVEVRQNVTSQIKQDRIDQLLLVAAAGASMLFTSFLLRLVLRRGLVLPLGDLKDQLNSLEADRLGDRMLNPSHQPEELRVIVLAFNGLQTRLAEAWSRERTFVDGVAHELRTPISVISAQAQRLDRASLPHPSAASAGLIASEAHRMGELVRVLLDFARSDSGRLQLEMQLIDPEQVLVEAFERLQALAPERLQLAAASAKAMPLIRVDAARLHQSLAVLIDNALKYSSAAVLLAADLDAANGDVVLHVLDRGRGIPAAERSVVVQRFQRGHSAVGTRGSGIGLATVTLLMEAMKADLRIADRDGGGADLQLRFKASAPPPAP